Proteins from a single region of Thermotoga maritima MSB8:
- the era gene encoding GTPase Era, giving the protein MKSGFVALAGKPNVGKSTFINAVMGRKVVIVSDKPQTTRNRINCIYTDKDSQIIFVDTPGIHKPLHRLGEYMVKAAVQALKGVDLVLFMLDAADGFTKTDEHVAKIVNDSGTKTIIAVNKIDVAGEEKAKAVGELAKSMVENVVSVHYISALKGEGVFEVLEKIKEELPEGPQYYPEDMVTDRPLSFMAAEIIREKIFHLTRQEVPHSTAVVIEEIKDRPNGVLYIRANIYVERDSQKGILIGKNGSMIKKIGTLAREELEFLVGRKVYLDLNVKVKEKWREKDFIILQEIGLKDDIK; this is encoded by the coding sequence ATTAAATCGGGTTTTGTCGCTCTGGCAGGGAAGCCGAATGTGGGGAAATCGACATTCATAAATGCTGTTATGGGAAGAAAAGTAGTGATCGTCTCAGACAAACCTCAAACTACTAGGAACAGGATAAACTGCATCTACACGGACAAAGACAGTCAGATCATATTTGTAGACACTCCCGGTATCCACAAGCCTCTTCACAGGCTTGGAGAGTACATGGTGAAGGCTGCTGTTCAGGCTCTCAAAGGGGTGGATCTTGTACTCTTTATGCTGGACGCGGCGGATGGATTTACGAAGACAGACGAACACGTTGCGAAGATCGTGAACGACTCTGGAACCAAAACTATCATCGCTGTGAACAAGATCGATGTGGCGGGTGAAGAGAAGGCAAAAGCGGTGGGAGAACTCGCAAAAAGTATGGTGGAGAACGTCGTGTCTGTCCATTACATATCCGCTCTGAAGGGTGAAGGTGTCTTCGAAGTTCTAGAGAAGATAAAGGAAGAACTACCGGAAGGGCCACAGTATTACCCCGAAGACATGGTAACGGATCGCCCTCTCTCTTTCATGGCCGCTGAAATCATAAGGGAGAAGATCTTTCATCTCACAAGGCAGGAGGTACCTCATTCCACGGCCGTGGTGATCGAGGAAATAAAAGATAGACCAAATGGTGTCCTCTACATACGGGCAAACATATACGTGGAACGTGATTCTCAGAAGGGAATTCTCATAGGAAAGAACGGCAGCATGATAAAGAAAATTGGAACGCTCGCCCGTGAAGAATTGGAGTTTCTCGTGGGAAGAAAAGTGTATCTCGATCTGAACGTTAAAGTGAAAGAAAAGTGGAGAGAAAAGGACTTCATCATACTTCAAGAAATAGGCTTGAAAGACGACATAAAATGA
- the yqeH gene encoding ribosome biogenesis GTPase YqeH, with the protein MRCPGCGAAIQFDDPKKPGYIPREVFEKRLEEGKEILCQRCFRMKHYGKLEPVEFDWDFKNQLKSYLGGFDVVVWVIDIFDFEGTYREDIAEILKGKRVIYVINKIDLLPRAVTVKEIKEWVKKRIKTKNTDDIRIVSAEKNFGLTSLVKYLSRLTDKALVVGVTNVGKSSLLNKICTHENTISPFPGTTLGILKRKVKEANLYLYDTPGIMTSDRILDLLDPECQKRVLPREELSRKTFKPDNGRTIFMGGLCRFDIHFETEKNPIFLLFSSKEVTFHETRRERADELMRNRLGDLLIPPCSKTKFENFKWKRETFTLKEGEELAVAGLGWMSVRRGPFTVEVTVPDSVKLVVREALVNPKR; encoded by the coding sequence ATGAGATGTCCCGGATGCGGAGCAGCCATTCAGTTCGATGACCCGAAAAAACCGGGGTACATCCCGCGCGAAGTCTTTGAAAAAAGGCTCGAAGAAGGAAAGGAGATACTCTGTCAGAGATGCTTTCGAATGAAACATTACGGCAAACTGGAACCAGTTGAATTCGACTGGGATTTTAAAAACCAGTTGAAATCGTACCTTGGAGGATTCGATGTAGTGGTCTGGGTAATAGATATTTTCGATTTCGAAGGGACCTACAGAGAAGATATAGCAGAAATTCTGAAGGGGAAGAGGGTTATCTACGTCATAAACAAGATCGATCTCCTGCCCAGAGCGGTTACAGTGAAGGAGATCAAAGAATGGGTGAAGAAAAGAATAAAGACGAAGAACACAGATGATATAAGGATCGTCAGTGCTGAAAAGAATTTCGGCCTGACATCGCTTGTAAAGTATCTTTCACGGTTGACCGACAAAGCACTGGTGGTGGGAGTAACGAACGTAGGAAAATCTTCTCTACTAAACAAGATCTGCACTCATGAAAACACCATAAGTCCCTTTCCAGGGACAACTCTAGGTATTCTCAAAAGAAAGGTAAAAGAAGCGAATCTGTATCTCTACGATACCCCAGGTATCATGACAAGCGATAGGATTCTCGATCTTTTGGATCCTGAGTGTCAAAAGAGAGTTCTGCCAAGAGAAGAACTTTCCAGGAAAACCTTCAAGCCGGATAATGGAAGAACCATCTTCATGGGGGGACTGTGCCGATTCGATATTCATTTTGAAACAGAAAAGAATCCGATCTTTCTGCTTTTCTCCTCTAAAGAAGTAACCTTCCATGAAACGAGGAGGGAAAGAGCAGATGAGCTCATGAGAAACAGACTGGGAGATCTGCTAATTCCTCCATGCTCTAAAACAAAATTTGAAAATTTTAAGTGGAAGAGAGAAACCTTTACGTTGAAAGAAGGAGAAGAACTGGCGGTGGCGGGACTGGGATGGATGAGTGTCCGAAGAGGGCCTTTCACCGTCGAAGTCACGGTCCCGGATAGCGTGAAGCTCGTTGTTAGAGAAGCACTCGTCAATCCCAAACGCTAA